TTATTTTATACTACATGACAATTGCCCCGGTAATGTCAAGATTCCTTGCAACAAACTTGACACTTCTAATGATTTTGGTGGGGGTTTTTGGAACTGAAAATCATCTTTCAGCCCAAAGGCTCCCATCAGCCATGCTATCAGAACATCATCAAATTCAACTACGGGTCAGCCCACAGGTAGAACTGATATCTATTTTACAATCCATTGGAAATTATCCTGAAATATTACCTTTTTTGGTTTCCGCACAGGAATTTTCCTATCGCCAACGTGCCTTAGAACATTTTGGTCCTTTTTCTGGGCATGCCGCTGTAAAGATGTTTGACAGGCTTAGTGCGCAACCCAGGAAACTCAATTTTAATGCTCCTTCTTATATCATGCTCTTTACCAATCAGGTTTTACAGCTGAGAAATGATATTGAACTGGATGAATTTGTGCTTAACCGCATCGATGGACAAGACTCTTTGCTGGTATTCCTGGACCTGCTCAAGGATTTTGTAGAAGTTTCTGGATTTAGTGATTTTTTCAGCCAAAACGAAAAATACTATTTTCAGACCATTGATCAGGCCAAAGACCAAATTGGAGATTTCAACTTTATCCGTGAATTGGAGGATTTTTATGGACAATCCCAACATTCCTACCATATTGTCCTGGTCTCCCTTTATCCCGCTCTGGGATTTGGGAATTCCTTGTTAAGGCATGATGGAAAAAGGGAGATTTACAATGTGATGGGAGCAGGGTCAATTAAAGAGGATATCCCCTTTTTTGGGGATGAAATCCATTTCAGATATATGATCCGCCATGAGTTCAGCCATCCTTTTGTCAATCCACTTACTGAAATGCATCGAGATAAGATAATGCCCTATTCCGAAAATTTCGAGTCTTTGCCTGAAAATGCCCGACAGCATGTTTGTGGGGAATGGGAGGAGTGCATCAATGAGTTTATTATCCGGGCCATTACCACCTGGCTGGCCCGACAGGAATGTGAAAGCCTGGGAGACTGGGCTTACCAAAGAGAAAAAAGCAGAGGAGTGCCCTATTTAGATGAACTGCTGGAAAAAATCGATGCCTATCAAAACAATAGGAAGCAATATCCCACACTCCAAGAGTATTATCCAGAGCTTTTGAAAATCTTTATGAATCCAAATCATTGAAATTAGTTGACTGATAATTCCATTTTTTGGTTTGGATTTTACTAATATGAACAATGCCCGAACTTTTGATTTTTAACTCTATCGTTATTGTCATGGACACCATTCAACTTGAATACAGCATTAGGGGAAAAAAGAACAAAGAGACCCTTCTTTTTGTACATGGGGCGGGGGGAAGCATGATCCAGTTTCACCAACAACAGGAATTTTTCTCTGCCCAATACAAGGTAGTGTTGGTTTCCCTTAGGGGACATGGGGATTCTCCAAAACCCTCACCAAACACCACTGATCAATATGCCTTAAACCTCTTTGCCGCGGATATCATCCAATTGATCAAAGACATTGATTTGGAGCATATCCATTTTGTAGGCAATTCTGCCGGAGGGGTGATAGGGTTTGAAGTAGTCAGTCAAATGCCTGAAAAATTCTTAAGCCTGACCACATTTGGCACTACGGGACAAATGAAATTCCCCAAATTTTTGGCTCCGGTATTCAGAGGTTTTGATGCCTTGATGCTCCGATATTTTAAAAATTGGTACCTGAATTTGATGGCATCCCAAACGGCCCTGAATGAGGAAGCCAAAGAAACATGCTTGCAAATGTTTGAAAAGGCAGTGGCTGCTATACCCCATTTCAGGTATAATTTGGTAAATTATGATTTCACTGGATTTATTGCGCAGTGTCCTGTCCCATATACCCTGATCCGATGTGAGTTTGACAAGGGAATCAACGGCATGTTAAAATCAACGCTAAAGGCCATGGGAGCCAATCCATCAGCAAAGGTGATTGAATTAAAGGGCGTGGGCCATGTGGGCAACCTCGACGATCCTGTGGCTTTCAATAATTGCTTAAAGGACATCTTGAACAAGCTAGTATGAAGAAAGGAATCATTTCAAGCACTTACGGAGATATCTATTATGAACTGTCAGGTATAGGTCCTGGTCCTACTTTGGTGCTTATTCATGGGGTTGGTATGGATCATTTGACTTTTCAAGAACAGCTTGTATCCTTAGAGCGGCATTACAGGATTTTGGTTTGGGATTTGCCGGGTCATGGCAATTCCTCCTTAAAAAATTACCAGAAGCGTTTTACTGAATTGTCAGCAGAAAGTTTGAATGAGTTGATGGAAGGCCTTCAGATTTCCAAAGCCGTTTTGGTTGGACAGTCATTAGGAAGTATGATTGCCCAGTATTTTTTACTCAAATATCCTGAAAAAGTCGTGGCTGTGATCCATGCACCTGGAATAGAACTGAAATCCCATGTTGGCAAATGGGCCAAATGGATGGTTCCTATTTTTCTCTTTTTGATGGGTTTGATTCCCGAGAAGATGTTCTGCAAATCTTTTGGGAAACACAGGGCAGAAAAGAAGGAAGTTCAGGATTATTTAGCCATTAGTATAGGGAAAATTGGTAAGAAGCTGGCATTGAAAATCACTGCTGACATGTGTTACGATTTGATCGATTCTTCACCCCAAACCCCTAAGGTTCCCCTTTTGATGCTTTACGGGGAAAAAGATTTGGGTTTTATCAAAAATGCTTCCAAAGCTTGGCATAAAAAGGAGCCATCCAGCCATTGTGTAGAAATCGCTAGTGCCAACCATATTGCCAATCAGGACAATCCTGAGGATTTTAACCGTGCATTGAGAGTTTTTTTGGAAGGCCTGTAAGTTTAAAACAGACCTGTCAGGTTTTAAAAACCTGACAGGTCTCCCATTCTATCCACAAATAATATCTATTAATTTCTATCAATATTCTCAATTCCCCAGCATCATGAAGTTAAAAAAGTTTTATCTCGGAATCAGTTTATTTTTCCTTGGGCTTTTGGGTATTTTGTCCATGTTGACTGTGGATATCCCTTTACCGGAGGAAATGCAATCCATTTTGGAGGAACAGTTTACCCCCTCCCAAATTCAATGGCTGCTATTGATCAATCCCACCATTATCATGTTGATAGCCGTTATAGTGGGAGTCCTGCTTTACCAAAAGATTAACCTGAGTATTCCCATTTTTGAAAAATGGCTGGGCCTTAAAGAAGATTTCCCTCAAACCCGTGAAATACTAGTGTATGGGATTGTTGGGGGACTGCTAACCGGTGTTGTTTTGAGTTTGTTTGGGCTGATTGGTAGGGTGCTGATTCCTTCAGAATTTGAGCAGCTCACCGCAAACATTCAACTGACATTGGCCGCCAGGTTCCTATACGGCGGCATCACGGAAGAAATCCTGATGCGTTTTGGTTTGATGACCTTCCTGGTATGGATCGCTTCTAAAATTTCCAAAGGGACGAAGCCTTCAATCTATTGGTTAGGGATCATTTTGGCTGCACTTATTTTTGCTGTCGGGCATTTCCCCATGGTTTTCCAGGTTATAGGAAATCCAAGTCCGATCATGATTGGCTATGTGCTTCTTGGTAACTCCATAGGCGGTTTGGTTTTTGGTTGGCTTTATTGGAAAAAAGGCCTGGAAAGTGCATTTCTGGCACATATGTTCGCACATGTTGGCATGGTGGTTCTTGAAAAAATATTCCTATGAAGACAGCGGTATCAAATCATAAATCCATTCCTATCCGGTTCTTTGTGGTTACCTTTTTATGGTCCTGGCTGCTTTGGTTGCCCTTTGTTTTGGGTGGATTGGACATTTGGGACTGGGATGCAACCCTCAGAAGCAATTTGAGTATGCCTGCGATTATCCTGGGCGCATTTGGTCCAGGGGTTGCTGCGGTTTTTTCCATCAAAACCCTTCAAGGGAAGTCAGCAGTCAAACCCTTTCTTCGGTCTTTTTTCTCCTTCAATTTTGGCTGGAAAGTTTGGGGAATCATTTTTGGGGCGATGGGCCTTGCCAATTTTCTGGCATGGTATATTCCTGGATTTTTCGGCTATGAACGTTTGTCGATGCTTTTGCCCACAATTTTTGTTTTCCCGATTTATTGGCTGTTGATGGTATTTTTTGGTGGAGGTCAGGAAGAAATCGGTTGGCGCGGTTACATCATGCCTATTTTGGAATCCAGATTTGGGGTTTGGCTGGGCAATACCATCTTGGGAATCATTTGGACTTTGTGGCATGTTCCGCTTTGGTTTATTCCTGATTCCTTTCAGGTATTTATGCCTTTTCCTGCCTTTCTGATTGGATGCATCGGACTTTCCTTCTTTTTCTCCTGGGTAGTGAAAGTTTCCAACCACAAGCCCTTATCAGCCCTGATGGCCCATGGTACCTCCAATGCGATGTTGCCCGTTTTTCCAAGTTTGGTGCTCGCTACTGGTGTATTTCAGATCCACTTTTGGATCTTGGAAATTTTGTATTTTATAATTGGTATGATTGCCATGTTATCCCTTAAGAAACAATGAAAAAAGTCGTATTTATATCAAATTCAGCTTTCTTTTAAGCCAACAAGGCATTTAGATGTAACTTTTCCCCACCTGACGGATATCATGTTTTTCTGAATGTATATTACTTAATTTTGAAGTCTAAATCCATAGTAATGAAAAGATGGTTTTTGTTCTTGTCCTTTTTATTGGTGCAGGTAGCTGTATTTGGCCAGGACAAGCAACGAACCCTTTTTTGGAATGCAGGAACCCATAATGCTTGGGAAAGGGATTTCGCTTATTCGCCCTTGTTATACAGTGGGGCTTCCTTTGGTTTTACCTTGGGCTATGCCAGTGTAGGAGAAAAGAAAACCGATGAGGTTTACCTGCATTATAGCAGAATTCCCATGCAAAATGCCTTCGATGCAAACATGGCTGGCACCCATGCCCATGTGATGACCTACACCTTTTACAAAGCATCCTGGTTGCCGGAAAAATTTACCCTGGGCTGGTCCAATAACAATGCCCTGAGCTTACGGAATTTCGAGGATGCCCAGAATTTTAATCCCAGGTTTGACTTTCATACTTCATTTGGTCCGGCTGTTCAGTATCAAACCTTGTTTGGAAAGGTGGAACAGTGGAGGTTTTCCTCTCAGGCACATTTTCAGGTGACAGGTTTCCTTTTTTCGGCTTCTTATGTAACCAGTCCACCGGACCCATTTTTGCACGAACAGTCCACTTTCAATGCTTTTTGGCAATCCATCCGCTTTTTCCAGCCCTTCCAGCAACAGGATTTGGGCATCCTGAACCAGCTGTTTTATCAACTGTCCAATGGCAATGAAATCGGTGTGGGTTATAGGTTCAACTATACGAATTTGGAAAACGCACAGCGTTCCCAGCGTTCAATAGGTCATTATTTCTTCCAATTTAATTTTCAGCTATGAGACAGTCCCAAATTTTCTTAAGCTTATTAGGGCTGATAATGATGATAGGGATTATTTCCTGTGAAGAAATTCTTGCTCCAAGAGCCCCAGAGGCCAGTCCAAGGGCTGTATTTGAACATTTATGGAACGATGTCCATAATAGGTACAGTTTTTTTGAAGAAAAACAGATAGATTGGGTGGCGGTAAGACAACAATACAGTCCCTTGATCCATGAAAATATGGCTCCTGATGCGCTATTTGATGTGTTGGGGGATATGCTTGGAGAACTGCAGGACGGGCATGTCAATTTATTGAGCACTTTTAACCGTTCCCGAAATTGGAGTTGGTTTGAAGATTTTCCTTTGTTTTATGACCAGCAGTTGATTGAGGAGGTTTACCTGGGGACGACTTTCAGGATCATCGGTCCCTTGTATGCACAGACCGTGGAAAACATGTTGTATGTCAATTACAGGTCTTTTGAACGCACTTTAACCACACAGCACATGGATGAGATCGTCCGCCTGATGCAGTTTCATGATGGCCTGATCATTGATGTTCGGAGTAATGGGGGAGGGAATTTGCAAAATGCACTCAATATAGCCTCTCGTTTCATTGAGCAGGAAGTCACTTATGCCAGACAACGTTTTAAGAAAGGGCCTGGAAGAGCTGATTTTACACCATGGGCAGATCTTAGGATTTCTCCTCATTCCGGAGATAAGTACTTGGGGAAGGTTGCTGTCCTGACCAACCGACGTTCCTACAGCACCACCACTTTTTTTGCGCAGATGATGCGGACCTTGCCTCAGGCACGGCTGTTCGGCGATCAGACAGGTGGAGGGGGAGGCATTCCAGTTTATGCAGAGTTGCCCAATGGCTGGACTTACCGATTTTCTGGTAGTCAAACTGTGGACCTTGATGGAGTGCAGCTTGAATTTGGGGTACAGGCCGATCAGTTTTTAGAAAATCCTATGAGTATTGTTGAAGGAAAGGACCGGGTGATTGAAGAGGCTATTGTTTGGTTAAAAGCTCCTTTGTAGTTTATTAAAAAAATTTAACTCCATTCGGGGTTGTGAGGAACACGACAGAGATTGGTCATTTTGACCCCGGGTGGCAACCCGGGGCAAATACCCTTTGGGATTTAACCCCTTTTAAAATTATGACGATAATCTTTTAAATAAAGATTATCCCCAAAAGCTTTAAACACTCTCCTGCTTTTATGGTATTATTGGGTAGGGAATCATTTTTCCTTTATTATAAACCAGCATGTCCAATACATTCGATTATATAGTTGCCGGTTCCGGATTGGCCGGGTTGAGTTTCCTGTATCGCCTGCTGAAGGATGAAAGCTTACAGCATAAAAATATCCTGGTCATCGATGCCTCCCAGAAAACCCAAAATGACCGTACCTGGTGCTTTTGGGAAAAGGAAGCAGGGCCATTTGAATCCTTGGTCTCCCACCAATGGGAAACCTTGCAGTTTTTCTCGCCACAGGTTTCCAAGGAATTTAAAATGAAGGCATACCGCTACAAAATGATCCAATCTGGTGATTTTTATAGCCATGTGCTGGATTTTATCAAAGGTTTCTCCAATGTCACCTTTGTTCAGGAACAAATCCTTGAGATAGTGGAAGAAGGGGAAAAAGCGGTGGTTAAAACCGAAAAGGGGAGATATTCAGCGGATTATGTATTCAACTCCACCTCCCTTTTTTATCCCAAAATGACCGAAGAAAATACCTTATTGCAGCATTTTTTGGGTTGGTATATCCAAACAGATAAGCCGGTTTTTAATCCAAAAGTAGGTACTCTCATGGACTTTACCTTGCCACAGACCCATGGGACAACCTTTATATATGTATTGCCAACGTCTGAAAATTTGGCTTTGGTAGAGTACACTTTGTTTACCGAAAGGCTGCTGAAAGAAGAAGAATATGAAGCCGCACTGAAGCGCTATATCAAAGACAAGTTGGGGATAGGGAGTTATGAGATTACCCATTCCGAATTTGGGGTAATTCCCATGTCTTTGGCCAGATTTCCAGCTCATTTGGGGAAAAACAAACGTATTGTCAATATCGGAACAGCAGGTGGCTACACCAAACCCAGTACAGGTTATACCTTTCAGTTTGTACAGAAACATATCGCTCAGATACTGGAGCAGCTTGGACAAAATCAATCTCCTGTTGTTTCCCTTTCATTTAGGGAAAAAATGTTTGAATGGTACGACAGGACTTTATTGGATGTGCTGCTGACCAAAAGCCTAAGTGGGGAACAGATTTTTTCGAGCTTATTTAAGCGGGTGGATCCTGAGCGTATTTTGGCCTTTTTAGCCAATGAAAGCGGCTTTTGGGAAGAATTTAAAATCCGGAACAGCGTTCCCCAATTCCCCTTTGTCTTTTCAGGAATGAAACAGTTGTTGGGCTTGGGGAAGAAGTGAGGCTGGTCAATTTTTGGGATTGAGAAGTTTATAAAGATGGTGGATGTCGAAAAGCGGAAGTCGAAAGTGGGGTTTCAAGGGATTTTCAACTATAAATTCCGTAAGGCGGATTTCTGAAATAAAAACATTTAAGAGAAAAGTTAATTTTCGAAATCCGCCTTTCAATTTTCCAATTTCACTTCCCCTCATATTCCATATATCTCGCTGTCTTCTTCATTACCTCTTCACCAAAATATATTTCCACCACATAAAGCGAAAGATCTATGCCGGCAGCAACACCTGCGGCAGTCATAAATTTTCCATTGTCTACAAACCGGGCACTTTTATCAGGAATAGCGCTAGGTTCCATTGCCATTAAATCTTCAAAAACTTCGTGGTGTGTGGTAAATCTTTGTTCCCTGAGATGCCCCAGTTTGGCCAGAATGCGTGCACCACTACAAACGGTGAAGACTGTTTGAGCTTTTTGGATCATTTGGTTTATCCAATCCATGAGTTTGGAATCCCGGATGACTGTCCTACTTCCATCCCCACCGGGAATTACCAAAATATCCACTTGATCAAGTTCACTGATTGCCAGGTCGGGCATCACCTGTAAACCATTTTTTGCATGGATGAGGGATTTGTTTTTGCCCACAGTTTTTACTTCCAGGTTTTGGTAACCGGAGAGTTGGGCAGTAACAGAAAAAACCTCAAAAGGCCCTGCAAAATCCAGCACCTCAACCTCATCAAAAAGTAGAATGGCTACTTGAAGTTTGGACATAGGCATCAGCGCTTATTTGGAGAGTATGCCTTTCAGATCAGCAGGGGAATAAAATATGGATTTCAGGGTTTTCCTATCCCCTTCACGATAAACCAAATAAAGGTCTTCAACCTGCTCATAAAAGCAATCCACGCCCTGACTTTTGTAATGTGAGACTGTTGCCTGGGCTTCTTCTTCAGTTTTACATGCCTTGCTCATATTGGAGCGCTGAACCTCATCAAAAAGTTCCTTGAATTTATCCGCCAGACCAAATTCCAGTACGGCACCAGCCAGGACATACTGAATATCACACAAGGCATCGGCGATTTCCACAATATCTCCATTTTGGATGCCTTCTTCCAGTTCCTTGAGTTCTTCGGCAATCAGGGAAACCCTCAGCTCACATCTTTTGGCATCAGGAACCATGGGTTCAGGTAAAATTGGATGTTGGAAAGTTTTGTGGAATTCAGCGACAGAAGTAAGGCTCTTGGGATCTTGCATAATGATTTAATTTTGGTTTATTAGGTGCTACAAAGAAAGGAATTTTCTTTAAATACCTAAGTACTACAAATTCCTCTTCCTACAGATAGCCAACCAGGTGAAAAAATTAAAAAAATTTCCATAGAAATTACTCCTCTTAAAGACACTAAACTTAAGTGAAAAAACAAATCAAAGTAAAAAAGAAAAACCAATAAATTTAAACACCGTTT
This Cecembia calidifontis DNA region includes the following protein-coding sequences:
- a CDS encoding DJ-1/PfpI family protein, with the protein product MSKLQVAILLFDEVEVLDFAGPFEVFSVTAQLSGYQNLEVKTVGKNKSLIHAKNGLQVMPDLAISELDQVDILVIPGGDGSRTVIRDSKLMDWINQMIQKAQTVFTVCSGARILAKLGHLREQRFTTHHEVFEDLMAMEPSAIPDKSARFVDNGKFMTAAGVAAGIDLSLYVVEIYFGEEVMKKTARYMEYEGK
- a CDS encoding alpha/beta fold hydrolase, coding for MDTIQLEYSIRGKKNKETLLFVHGAGGSMIQFHQQQEFFSAQYKVVLVSLRGHGDSPKPSPNTTDQYALNLFAADIIQLIKDIDLEHIHFVGNSAGGVIGFEVVSQMPEKFLSLTTFGTTGQMKFPKFLAPVFRGFDALMLRYFKNWYLNLMASQTALNEEAKETCLQMFEKAVAAIPHFRYNLVNYDFTGFIAQCPVPYTLIRCEFDKGINGMLKSTLKAMGANPSAKVIELKGVGHVGNLDDPVAFNNCLKDILNKLV
- a CDS encoding DUF4932 domain-containing protein; this encodes MSRFLATNLTLLMILVGVFGTENHLSAQRLPSAMLSEHHQIQLRVSPQVELISILQSIGNYPEILPFLVSAQEFSYRQRALEHFGPFSGHAAVKMFDRLSAQPRKLNFNAPSYIMLFTNQVLQLRNDIELDEFVLNRIDGQDSLLVFLDLLKDFVEVSGFSDFFSQNEKYYFQTIDQAKDQIGDFNFIRELEDFYGQSQHSYHIVLVSLYPALGFGNSLLRHDGKREIYNVMGAGSIKEDIPFFGDEIHFRYMIRHEFSHPFVNPLTEMHRDKIMPYSENFESLPENARQHVCGEWEECINEFIIRAITTWLARQECESLGDWAYQREKSRGVPYLDELLEKIDAYQNNRKQYPTLQEYYPELLKIFMNPNH
- a CDS encoding nucleoside triphosphate pyrophosphohydrolase family protein, producing MQDPKSLTSVAEFHKTFQHPILPEPMVPDAKRCELRVSLIAEELKELEEGIQNGDIVEIADALCDIQYVLAGAVLEFGLADKFKELFDEVQRSNMSKACKTEEEAQATVSHYKSQGVDCFYEQVEDLYLVYREGDRKTLKSIFYSPADLKGILSK
- a CDS encoding alpha/beta fold hydrolase, with the protein product MKKGIISSTYGDIYYELSGIGPGPTLVLIHGVGMDHLTFQEQLVSLERHYRILVWDLPGHGNSSLKNYQKRFTELSAESLNELMEGLQISKAVLVGQSLGSMIAQYFLLKYPEKVVAVIHAPGIELKSHVGKWAKWMVPIFLFLMGLIPEKMFCKSFGKHRAEKKEVQDYLAISIGKIGKKLALKITADMCYDLIDSSPQTPKVPLLMLYGEKDLGFIKNASKAWHKKEPSSHCVEIASANHIANQDNPEDFNRALRVFLEGL
- a CDS encoding lycopene cyclase family protein — its product is MSNTFDYIVAGSGLAGLSFLYRLLKDESLQHKNILVIDASQKTQNDRTWCFWEKEAGPFESLVSHQWETLQFFSPQVSKEFKMKAYRYKMIQSGDFYSHVLDFIKGFSNVTFVQEQILEIVEEGEKAVVKTEKGRYSADYVFNSTSLFYPKMTEENTLLQHFLGWYIQTDKPVFNPKVGTLMDFTLPQTHGTTFIYVLPTSENLALVEYTLFTERLLKEEEYEAALKRYIKDKLGIGSYEITHSEFGVIPMSLARFPAHLGKNKRIVNIGTAGGYTKPSTGYTFQFVQKHIAQILEQLGQNQSPVVSLSFREKMFEWYDRTLLDVLLTKSLSGEQIFSSLFKRVDPERILAFLANESGFWEEFKIRNSVPQFPFVFSGMKQLLGLGKK
- a CDS encoding CPBP family intramembrane glutamic endopeptidase codes for the protein MKLKKFYLGISLFFLGLLGILSMLTVDIPLPEEMQSILEEQFTPSQIQWLLLINPTIIMLIAVIVGVLLYQKINLSIPIFEKWLGLKEDFPQTREILVYGIVGGLLTGVVLSLFGLIGRVLIPSEFEQLTANIQLTLAARFLYGGITEEILMRFGLMTFLVWIASKISKGTKPSIYWLGIILAALIFAVGHFPMVFQVIGNPSPIMIGYVLLGNSIGGLVFGWLYWKKGLESAFLAHMFAHVGMVVLEKIFL
- a CDS encoding S41 family peptidase encodes the protein MRQSQIFLSLLGLIMMIGIISCEEILAPRAPEASPRAVFEHLWNDVHNRYSFFEEKQIDWVAVRQQYSPLIHENMAPDALFDVLGDMLGELQDGHVNLLSTFNRSRNWSWFEDFPLFYDQQLIEEVYLGTTFRIIGPLYAQTVENMLYVNYRSFERTLTTQHMDEIVRLMQFHDGLIIDVRSNGGGNLQNALNIASRFIEQEVTYARQRFKKGPGRADFTPWADLRISPHSGDKYLGKVAVLTNRRSYSTTTFFAQMMRTLPQARLFGDQTGGGGGIPVYAELPNGWTYRFSGSQTVDLDGVQLEFGVQADQFLENPMSIVEGKDRVIEEAIVWLKAPL
- a CDS encoding type II CAAX endopeptidase family protein — its product is MKTAVSNHKSIPIRFFVVTFLWSWLLWLPFVLGGLDIWDWDATLRSNLSMPAIILGAFGPGVAAVFSIKTLQGKSAVKPFLRSFFSFNFGWKVWGIIFGAMGLANFLAWYIPGFFGYERLSMLLPTIFVFPIYWLLMVFFGGGQEEIGWRGYIMPILESRFGVWLGNTILGIIWTLWHVPLWFIPDSFQVFMPFPAFLIGCIGLSFFFSWVVKVSNHKPLSALMAHGTSNAMLPVFPSLVLATGVFQIHFWILEILYFIIGMIAMLSLKKQ